The sequence GACGAGGCCCTGTGGATGGTCGTCCCCATGGGCGTCGTCGACAAGTACGTCAAGGATCCCGAGCTGCGCGCTAAGGTGCATCGCCTGGACAAGGAAGGCAAGGGCGCCGACCCTTCGTTTATGAAGGGCGACTTTGTCTTTAACCGCTGGCTGCGCATGTGGCACACCAAGCTGCGCCACTTTAAGCTGTTCAAGACGTATTACAAGTAGATGAGCGCGGCGCCCGTCCGGTTTGCATCGGGCGGGCGCGGGTATGATACGCGCAATTGCGCAAGCGTCACCAAGGAGGCGGCGATGGAAAAGCTGGGAGTTATCGGCGGCATGGGCGCCGAGGCCACGTCGTATTACTACGACCAGGTGGTGCGTCATACGGCTGCTGCCTGCGATCAGGAACATATCGACATGGTGGTGCTCTCCAAGTCGACCATGCCCGACCGCACGTTGGCCATTAAGACCGGCGAGCATGCCAAGCTGCTGGCGACCATGAAAGAGTGCGCCCAGGCACTCGAGTCGCTGGGCTGTGCGCACATTGCCATTCCCTGCAACACGTCGCACTACTTCTACGACCAGATCCAGTCGTTTACGAAGGTGCCGATTATCCACATGCCGCGTGAGTCGGTGCGCTATGCTCTGGCCGGTGCGGTGATGGGGGAGTGCGAGTTCGACCCCAACCTGAGTATGCCGGCCGAGCCGGTGCACAAGATTGGCATCATGGGCACCGACGGAACCGTGGGCGCGGGTGTCTACGGCCGCGAATGTAAGGCTGCGGGTGTTGAGGTTGTCTATCCCAGCGAGAAACGTCAGAACGATGTGATGTCGCTTATCTACGATGATGTGAAGGCCGGACGTGAGCCCGATATGGATAAGTTCGACCGCGTGATGTGGGAGTTCGCCCGTAGCGGCTGCGACCGCGTCATTCTGGCCTGCACCGAGCTCTCGGTGTTGCAAAAGTACCGAGAGATGCCCGAGATCACCCTCGACGCCATGGATGTCCTGGTGCGCGAATCCATCATCCGTAGCGGCGCTCCCTACCGCCTCTAGCTTCCGACCTGTCAAAAAGGGACAGGTTAATTTTGGTAGGTTTTATCTGGTGAAACAGTAAGGCCTCGGCTCGTTTGGTGCGAGCCGAGGACTTTTGCGTTGGGCGGTTGCTGTCGGTGGTGAACTAGAACAGGAAGCCGATGGCGATGAGGGCGATGCTGACGATGAGCACGGCGATGTCTAGGCCCTTGATGGGGTAGCGCTTGTACGAGCTGGCGCGCGTACGCAGATAGAAGCCGCGCTGTTCTGCCGCCAAGGCTGTGGCATCGGTCTTGCCCACGCTCGAGATGAGCAGTGGCACACACAGTGGCAGCATGAGCTTAAGCTTCTTGATGGGGTTCTTGGTGTCGTACTCGACGCCGCGTGCGGTCTGCGCCTCCATGATGGCGTTCATCTCCTGACCAAACACCGGCACAAAGCGCAGCGCCGTGGTAAAGGTGAAGGCATAGCGATACGGCACGTGCAGCACCTCGACGCAGGCGTTGGCAAGGTCGTTGAGCTTGGTCACCATGAGCATGAGGATGAGTGGTAACGCCACACCCAGCAGGCGCAGACAGGCCTTCGATCCTGTGATGAGACCCGTATCGGTGATAAAGCCCCACACCACGTTGCCATCGCGCATAAAGGCCAGCTGGAGCACCAGCATGATAAGCGCGAGCGGAATCAGCAACTTGAGCAGCGAGAACAGACGGTCGACGACGCCGGCATAGGCACCCAGCGCAAGGGTGAGTGCCAAAAAGCCCAGCAGCGCCACGTAGGT is a genomic window of Collinsella aerofaciens containing:
- a CDS encoding energy-coupling factor transporter transmembrane component T family protein yields the protein MVNVIDYMPGDTLLHRLNPVVKLGLAAAIIVGIFLSDTYVALLGFLALTLALGAYAGVVDRLFSLLKLLIPLALIMLVLQLAFMRDGNVVWGFITDTGLITGSKACLRLLGVALPLILMLMVTKLNDLANACVEVLHVPYRYAFTFTTALRFVPVFGQEMNAIMEAQTARGVEYDTKNPIKKLKLMLPLCVPLLISSVGKTDATALAAEQRGFYLRTRASSYKRYPIKGLDIAVLIVSIALIAIGFLF
- a CDS encoding aspartate/glutamate racemase family protein, with product MEKLGVIGGMGAEATSYYYDQVVRHTAAACDQEHIDMVVLSKSTMPDRTLAIKTGEHAKLLATMKECAQALESLGCAHIAIPCNTSHYFYDQIQSFTKVPIIHMPRESVRYALAGAVMGECEFDPNLSMPAEPVHKIGIMGTDGTVGAGVYGRECKAAGVEVVYPSEKRQNDVMSLIYDDVKAGREPDMDKFDRVMWEFARSGCDRVILACTELSVLQKYREMPEITLDAMDVLVRESIIRSGAPYRL